In the Streptomyces cinnamoneus genome, CGCGGTGACGACGTCGTAGTCGAGGGAGCGCGGGTAGACCTGGCCGACGGAGGTGAAGGCGTGGCCGAAGCCCAGGTGCGCCGCGATCCGCCGCTCCAGCTCGGCCAGCTTCGCGGCGTCGCCGCCGAGCAGGTCGAGCATGTCCTGGGCGGTGCCGACGGGGCCCTTGATGCCGCGCAGCGGGTAGCGGGCCAGCAGCTCCTCGGTCCGCCCGAAGGCGACCAGCAGCTCGTCCGCGGTGGTCGCGAAGCGCTTGCCGAGCGTGGTGGCCTGCGCGGCGACGTTGTGCGAGCGGCCCGCCACGACCAGCTCGGCGTGGTCGGCCGCCAGCTTGCCGAGCCGGGCCAGGACGGCCACGACGCGGTCGCGCACCAGCTCCAGGGAGAGCCGGACCTGCAACTGCTCCACGTTCTCGGTGAGGTCGCGGGAGGTCATGCCCTTGTGCACGTGCTCATGGCCGGCGAGGGCGTTGAACTCCTCGATGCGCGCCTTCACGTCGTGCCGCGTGACCTTCTCGCGCTCGGCGATCGAGGCCAGGTCGACCTGGTCCAGGACCCGCTCGTAGTCGGCCAGCGCGGCCTCCGGCACCTCGATTCCCAGGTCCTTCTGGGCGCGGAGCACGGCGAGCCACAGCTTCCGCTCCAGCTTCACCTTGTACTCGGGGGACCACAGCACGGCCAGCTCGGTGGAGGCGTAGCGGCCGGCCAGGACGTTGGGGATGCGGGGCTTGGGAGACACAGCAGCAGTCACGTGGCGAAAGTCTACTGGCGGTTCGCGCAGATCCGGACAGCACCCCGGTTTGTGGCTTGCTACGAAAGGGGCGCTACGGAAGCGGCGAGCCGTTCTGGGGCAGGGGGAGCGGCTCGTAGGGCAGCAACTCGGCCCGCTTGGGCGGACGCCCGTCCCCCGAGGAGCGGCCCGTCAGGCGGCGGCCGATCCAGGGGACCAGGTGCTCCCGGGCGAAGCGCAGGTCCGCGGTGCGGCGGACGGCCCAGCCGGGGCGTACGAGCGGGGGCAGCGGCTCGCGCCAGTCGGACTCCGGCGCGTGGCCGAGCGCCTGCCACACCGCCTCGGCCACCCGCCGGTGGCCCTCGGCGTTCAGGTGCAGCCGGTCGTCGGCCCACAGCCGGGAGTCGCCCAGGGCCTCGGCGGAGAAGAGGTCGACGACCAGGGCGCCGTGCCGCTCGGCCAGTTCGTCGACGAAGCCGAAGAGCTGCTCCATGCGGGGCCGGAAGCGCTCCAGCACCGGTCCGCGCCGGCCCGGGCTGCGCATCAGCACCAGCTGCCGGCAGCTCGGGGCCAGCAGGTCCGCCGCCTCCGCGAGCCGTGCGCACACCAGGTCCACGTCGCACTGCGGCCGCAGCACGTCGTTGAGCCCGCCCACGAGCGTCACCAGGTCCGCGCCCATGGCGGCGGCCGGCGCGGCCTGCTCGTCGGCGATCTGGCCGATGAGCTTGCCGCGCACCGCGAGGTTCGCGTAGCGGAAGCCGGCGGTGCGCTCCGCCAGGCGGGCGGCCAGGAGGTCGGCCCAGCCGCGGTAGGAGCCGTCGGGCAGGCCGTCGGACATGCCCTCGGTGAAGGAGTCGCCTATGGCGACAAAGCTGGTGTACGGGTGCGTGTATGAGGCACCCATCGGGGTGGCGTTCGTCGACATGGCCTCGCGATCCTACCGCCGGGGCCCGGGGGCCCCGGCGGCAGGCCCGCCCTCACGACCGCGCGCCGACCAGCTGGCGCAGGACGTCCTCCAGGGTGACCAGTCCGGCCAGCCTGTTGTCCTCGCCGATGGCGGCCGCCAGGTGGGCGCCCGTGCCGCTCATCGCCTTGATCACGTCGTCCAGCGGCGTGTCCGCCCGCACCCGCGCGATCGGCCGCAGCTTCCGCAGCGGGAACGACATGTCGCGGGGGCGGGCGTCCAGGGCGTCCTTCACGTGGAGGTAGCCCAGGATCCGGCCGGCGCCGTCGACGACGGGGAAGCGGGAGTAGCCCGACGTGGCGGCGAGCCGCTCCAGCTCCTCGGGGGTGACCCCGAAGCGGGCGGAGACCACGCGCTCCAGCGGGAGCACCACGTCCACCACCGGCCGCTTGCCCAGCCCCAGGGCGTCGCGCAGCCGCTCGGTGGCCCGCTCGTCCAGCAGGCCCGCCTCGCTGGAGTCGGCGACCATCCGGGCCAGCTGGTCGTCGGAGAAGACCGCGCCGACCTCGTCCTTCGGCTCGACCCGCAGCAGCTTCAGGAGGGTGTTCGCCAGGCCGTTGATGGCGAAGACGAACGGGCGCAGGGCGCGCGCCAGCGTCACCAGCGGGGGGCCCAGCAGCAGGGCCGTGCGCACCGGCTCGGCCAGCGCGATGTTCTTCGGCACCATCTCGCCGAAGAGCATGTGCAGATACGTCGCCACGGCCAGCGCGATCACGAACGAGACCGCGTGGATCAGGCCCTCCGGCAGGCCCACCGCGTGGAACACCGGTTGCAGGAGGTGCGCGATGGCGGGCTCGGCGACCACACCCAGCACCAGGGTGCACAGGGTGATGCCGAGCTGGGCCGCGGCCATCAGGGCGGAGATGTGCCGCAGTCCCCACAGCACGCTGCGGGCGCGCCGGTCGCCGCGCTCGGCGTAGGGGTCGATCTGGCTGCGGCGCACGGAGATCATGCCGAACTCGGCGCCCACGAAGAAGGCGTTGGCGACCAGGGTCGCGAGGCCGATGAGCAACTGGACGACGGTCATCGGTCCGCCCCCCCGGCCGGGTCGTCGCCCGGGACCGCGGCGGTGCCGGGCGGCGGGGACGTCAGGCGCACCCGCGCCGCGCGCCTGCCGGACGCGTCGGTCACCTCGACCCGCCAGCCGGTGACCTCCACCGTGTCCCCCTCGACGGGGATGCGGCCGAGGGAGGCGGCGACGAGGCCGGCGAGGGTCTCGTACGGCCCGTCCGGCGCGCGCAGCCCGATGTGCTCCAGCTGGTCGGTGCGGGTGGCGCCGTCCGCCTCGTACAGCGAGCGGCCCAGGGCGTCCTCGCCGGCCGGGGCGAGGTCGGGCAGCTCGTGCGGGTCGTGCTCGTCGCGGACCTCGCCGACGACCTCCTCGATGATGTCCTCCAGGGTGACGACGCCGGCCGTGCCGCCGTACTCGTCGATGACGATCGCCATGCTGCGCCTGCCAGACAGCCGGTCCAGCAACCGGTCCACGGTCAGGGAGGCGGGCACGAACAGCGGCTCGCGCACCAGGGCGGCGACCGGGCGGCGCGCTCGCTCCTCGGCGGGTATGGCCAGCACGTCCTTGATGTGGGCGGTGCCCACGACCGTGTCCAGGGTGTCCCGGTAGACGGGGAAGCGGGACAGGCCGGTGGCCCGGGTGGCGTTCGCGACGTCCTCGGCGGTGGCCCGGGCGTCGAGCGCGATGACCTGGACGCGCGGGGTCATCACGTTCTCCGCGGTCAGGTCCGCCAGGTTGAGGGTCCGCACGAACAGCTCGGCGGTGTCCGCCTCCAGCGCGCCCTCCTTGGCGGAGTGGCGGGCCAGCGCGATCAGCTCCTGGGGGCCGCGCGCGGTGGCCAGCTCCTCGGCCGGCTCCAGGCCGAGGCGGTGCACGACCCGGTTGGCGCTGTTGTTCAGGTGCCGGATCAGCGGGCGGAAGGCGGCGCTGAAGGCGCGCTGCGGCCCGGCGACGCGCCGTGCCACCGGCAGCGGCCGGGAGATCGCCCAGTTCTTGGGCACCAGCTCGCCGACGACCATCAGGACGACCGTCGAGAGCACCGTGCCCAGCACCAGGGCGACCTGGGAGGCCGCCGAGGAGGGCAGGCCCAGCGCCCGGACCGGTCCGGTCAGCAGCGCGGCGATCGACGGCTCGGAGAGCATGCCGATGATCAGGCCGGTGACCGTGATGCCCAGCTGTGCGCCGGAGAGCTGGAAGGTGAGGCTCCGCACGGCCTTCAGCGCGCTCTCGGCGCCGAGCTCGCCGCTCTCGGCCGCGCGCTCGAGCTCGCTGCGCTCCACCGTGGTGAGCGAGAACTCGGCCGCCACGAACACGGCGCAGGCGAGCGTCAGCAGCAGCGCGAGCACGAGGAGGAGCACTTCGGTCATCGGTTCACCTCCGTCCCATGATCGGGCAGGGGCGGGTGGACCGCGCGGTGTCGGCTGCGGGGACTACTGGGAGGCTCGCCCATGGGCGGACGCTCACACCTTTCACTCGGTCGGCTCGCGAGAGCGGGATGGTCACCCTCGGAAGCAAGGGTGACCATCAAGGGTAAAGGACGAGCAAAGGGGGTCAGTCCCGCAGCTCCTCGATCACCGGTGCGAAGGCCTCCATGTAGGGCTCCAGGATCGTGAAGTACGTGAAGCCGTAGCGCTCGCGGTGGCCCCGGATCCGCTCGGCGATCTCCTTGACCGACCCGGTCAGCAGGGCGGGGTGTGCCAGGTACTCCTCGTCGGTGAGGTCGGTGCGGTAGCCCATCAGCTCGCGGACCTTGGTCAGCGGGTCGCCGCCGACCGCCACGACCTGCACCAGGTAGTTGAGCTCGGCCGGCTCGGGGCGGTCCGCCGCGAAGCCCTGGTAGGCCGCGACCCGCCCGGCCAGCTCGGAGGGGCTGACGAGCCGCAGCGAACCGTCGGGGTTCGAGCCGCCGCCGGCGAACGCCATGATGTCGGCGTGCCGCGCGGCCAGTCGCAGCACGCGGTCGCCGTTGCCGCCGAGCAGCAGCGGGGGCCGGGGCGCCTGGGTCGTCGCCGGCAGGTGCCCGGGGT is a window encoding:
- a CDS encoding hemolysin family protein codes for the protein MTVVQLLIGLATLVANAFFVGAEFGMISVRRSQIDPYAERGDRRARSVLWGLRHISALMAAAQLGITLCTLVLGVVAEPAIAHLLQPVFHAVGLPEGLIHAVSFVIALAVATYLHMLFGEMVPKNIALAEPVRTALLLGPPLVTLARALRPFVFAINGLANTLLKLLRVEPKDEVGAVFSDDQLARMVADSSEAGLLDERATERLRDALGLGKRPVVDVVLPLERVVSARFGVTPEELERLAATSGYSRFPVVDGAGRILGYLHVKDALDARPRDMSFPLRKLRPIARVRADTPLDDVIKAMSGTGAHLAAAIGEDNRLAGLVTLEDVLRQLVGARS
- a CDS encoding SGNH/GDSL hydrolase family protein — translated: MSTNATPMGASYTHPYTSFVAIGDSFTEGMSDGLPDGSYRGWADLLAARLAERTAGFRYANLAVRGKLIGQIADEQAAPAAAMGADLVTLVGGLNDVLRPQCDVDLVCARLAEAADLLAPSCRQLVLMRSPGRRGPVLERFRPRMEQLFGFVDELAERHGALVVDLFSAEALGDSRLWADDRLHLNAEGHRRVAEAVWQALGHAPESDWREPLPPLVRPGWAVRRTADLRFAREHLVPWIGRRLTGRSSGDGRPPKRAELLPYEPLPLPQNGSPLP
- a CDS encoding hemolysin family protein, giving the protein MTEVLLLVLALLLTLACAVFVAAEFSLTTVERSELERAAESGELGAESALKAVRSLTFQLSGAQLGITVTGLIIGMLSEPSIAALLTGPVRALGLPSSAASQVALVLGTVLSTVVLMVVGELVPKNWAISRPLPVARRVAGPQRAFSAAFRPLIRHLNNSANRVVHRLGLEPAEELATARGPQELIALARHSAKEGALEADTAELFVRTLNLADLTAENVMTPRVQVIALDARATAEDVANATRATGLSRFPVYRDTLDTVVGTAHIKDVLAIPAEERARRPVAALVREPLFVPASLTVDRLLDRLSGRRSMAIVIDEYGGTAGVVTLEDIIEEVVGEVRDEHDPHELPDLAPAGEDALGRSLYEADGATRTDQLEHIGLRAPDGPYETLAGLVAASLGRIPVEGDTVEVTGWRVEVTDASGRRAARVRLTSPPPGTAAVPGDDPAGGADR
- a CDS encoding LLM class F420-dependent oxidoreductase; translated protein: MSRPFRFAVNMLTGCTAAEWRAKCRQAESMGYDVILVPDHLGMPAPFPSLVAAAEATERPRVGTLVLNAGFWNPALLAREVATTDQLTGGRLELGLGTGYVKAEHDSAGLPFGSPRERVDHLEHTVTELNRLLGDPGHLPATTQAPRPPLLLGGNGDRVLRLAARHADIMAFAGGGSNPDGSLRLVSPSELAGRVAAYQGFAADRPEPAELNYLVQVVAVGGDPLTKVRELMGYRTDLTDEEYLAHPALLTGSVKEIAERIRGHRERYGFTYFTILEPYMEAFAPVIEELRD
- the purB gene encoding adenylosuccinate lyase, with the protein product MSPKPRIPNVLAGRYASTELAVLWSPEYKVKLERKLWLAVLRAQKDLGIEVPEAALADYERVLDQVDLASIAEREKVTRHDVKARIEEFNALAGHEHVHKGMTSRDLTENVEQLQVRLSLELVRDRVVAVLARLGKLAADHAELVVAGRSHNVAAQATTLGKRFATTADELLVAFGRTEELLARYPLRGIKGPVGTAQDMLDLLGGDAAKLAELERRIAAHLGFGHAFTSVGQVYPRSLDYDVVTALVQLAAAPSSLAKTIRLMAGHELVTEGFKPGQVGSSAMPHKMNTRSCERVNGLMVILRGYASMTGELAGDQWNEGDVSCSVVRRVALPDAFFALDGLLETFLTVLDEFGAFPAVVARELDRYLPFLATTKVLMGAVRAGVGREVAHEVIKEHAVASALAMREQGAERNELLDKLAADERIPLDRAALDALMADKLSFTGAAGDQVASVVARIEEIAERHPEAAAYAPGAIL